In the genome of Nocardioides sp. NBC_00368, the window GACCGGCGGCGCGGTCCGAGCGGGAGCTGATCTCGTCCTGATCTCTACAGGTCGTTGTCGCCGCGGCGGCGTTGCTTCCAACGCTCGCTGGCGCGGTCGAGGAACGAGCTGCGCGGAGCGTGGTTCCCGTCGTCCTCCTCGACCGCGGCGGCACCGCGCAGGGCGGTGAGCAGCACGGAGGTCGAGGCCAGCATCACCAGGAAGCCGACCACCCCGACGATCCACATCCGTGAGATCACACCGGTCATCAACAACGCGACTCCAGCAGCGAGCACGATGCCCGCGATGACCGCGTGTCGACGTTGGGCACGGCGCAGGGCCGTGCCTCGGAGGGCGGAGGCGAACTTCGGGTCCTCCGCCGAGAGCGCGCGCTCCATCTGCTCGAGCAGGCGAAGCTCCTCTTCCGAGAGTGGCACCGTACCTCCCATGTCCTGTTGGGGCATCTCCAAGTCTAGGCACGCCATCCTGAAGGCGGTAGTGAGCCCGGAAAATTCTTGCCCCTCGACGTTCTGCCACATGGCACAACCACAGCCGATTGTGTCAAGCGAATGGGCATTTGCGTCAACCCCGGCCGTGGTCGAGCAGGCTCGCCCGGCGCACGAGGCTGGACCCGAAGCGTTCGGCGACCTGATCGACGGCACGGTCGGCCTCGGACCAGCCTCGCTCCCGCTCCCCCAGCACGA includes:
- a CDS encoding DUF3040 domain-containing protein, which encodes MPLSEEELRLLEQMERALSAEDPKFASALRGTALRRAQRRHAVIAGIVLAAGVALLMTGVISRMWIVGVVGFLVMLASTSVLLTALRGAAAVEEDDGNHAPRSSFLDRASERWKQRRRGDNDL